TCAAGTCGCAGCAGGGCTCAGTAGCGCGCGCTACACGGGATGGGAGGGCCTGCTCGAATCGCAGCGCGAATACCTCGACCGGTTCTGGGACTGCGCCGACGTGGAGGTCGAGGGTGATCCCGACAGCCAGCAAGCAGTGCGGTTCGGGCTGTTCCATGTGCTGCAGGCCAGCGCGCGCGCCGAGCGCCGCGCGATTCCGGGAAAGGGATTGACGGGCACCGGATACGACGGACACGCGTTCTGGGACACCGAAGGTTACGTACTGCCGTTGCTCACCTACACCGCACCGCACGCGGCCGCCGACGCCCTGCGGTGGCGGGCCTCGACTCTGGATCTCGCCAGAGAGCGGGCCGCCCAACTCGACCTCACGGGTGCCGCGTTTCCGTGGCGCACCATCCGCGGTGAGGAGTGCTCGGCGTACTGGCCCGCCGGCACGGCCGGCTGGCATGTGAACGCCGACATCGCAATGGCGTTCGAGCGCTACCGCATCGTCACCGGCGACGAGTCCTTGGAAGCAGAATGCGGACTCGAGGTCCTCGTCGAAACCGCGCGGTTGTGGCTTTCGCTGGGACATCATGACCGGCACGGGGTCTGGCATCTCGACGGCGTGACCGGACCGGACGAGTACACCGCCATCGTGCGAGACAACGTCTTCACCAATCTGATGGCGGCACACAACCTTCGGACCGCGGCCGAGGCGTGCCTGCGCCATCCTGACCGGGCCGACGAGTTGGGTGTCACCGCGGCGGAGATGGCCGATTGGCGCAACGCGGCCGACGACGCGCACATCCCGTTCGACGAGGAACTCGGTGTCCACCCGCAGTGTGAGGGATTCACGACCCTTCGCGAGTGGGACTTCACGTCCAACACGTCCTATCCCCTGCTGTTGCACGAGCCGTATGTTCGGCTGTATCCGGCGCAGGTGCTCAAACAGGCGGACCTCGTGTTGGCCATGCATTGGCAGAGCCACGCGTTCACCCCGGAACAGAAGGCGCGCAACGTCGACTACTACGAGCGCCGCACCACGCGCGACTCGTCGCTGTCGGCATGTACGCAGGCGGTGATGTGTGCCGACGTCGGCCATCTCGAACTCGCACACGACTACGCGTATGAGGCGGCACTCATCGATCTGCGCGATCTGCACCACAACACACGCGACGGTCTGCACATGGCGTCACTGGCAGGTGCGTGGACGGCGCTGGTGGCCGGCTTCGGCGGACTGCGTGACGACGACGGCGTGCTATCGCTCGACCCGCAGCTGCCGACCGGCATCACGCGACTGCGATTTCGGTTGCGGTGGCGCGACTTCCGGCTCACGGTGGACGTCAACCACGAGAACGTCACCTATACGGTGCGCGACGGGCCCCGCCACGGTCTGACGATCCGGCACGCCGGGTCGGATCTGAGGCTCAACACAGATCAGCCGTCGACGGTGGCGATCCACCCTCGACGGCCACTGCTGCCTGAGCCGCAGCAGCCCCCTGGCCGGGAGCCGCTGCGGCGCAAGCCGATTTAGTTGTCAGATCTTTCCGGCGAGCCAGGCTTGTTCCTGGCCCGGATCCGGCAGTACCCGGCCGCCCTCGATGGCGAACCGCGCCGGACTGTTGCCGATCACGACGAGCACACGCTCGGCCGGGATCCCGGTCACTCGGGTTGCGGCCTCGGCGACTTCGGTGACCAGGCGACTGGTCTCGTCGTCGGGATGTCCGCTCCGGACCCACCCGTTGATGATCAACGGGCGGGCCGGACGGCCGTCGGTGTAGACATCTTCGGTCGGCAACTCGTTGAACACCACGTTGATGTAGGTGCTCGGCACGTGGTTGACCGTGGAATGGATCCGGGTCACCTCCGCCGCGAGTGCCGCCTTGTCCTCGGGACGCAACGTCCCTCGCGCAGTGGTGCAGGTATAGATAGGCATCCGTCTAACTCCTGTGTCTCAGCCGAGATGCGGCAGTTGAGGGATGGTGGGGACGACAATGACGGTCGGACCGTCGGCGTTCAGCGCGGTCGTCAACTCCTGCGCCAGCATGTCGGAGTCGTCGACCTCGACCGCACGGCACCCGAATCCGGTTGCCAGCGACGTGATGTCGAGATCTGGCAGCTGCAGACCTGGCACGTTCGGCGTCTTCTCCAGCAGCGCAAACGATTTGAGAATCGCGTACTCACCGTTGCGCAGGACCACGAACACGATCGGTAGCTTGTGCTGAGCCGCCGTCCAGATCGCCTGGATCGAGTACTCGAACGAGCCGTCGCCGATGGTCGCGATGATGTTGCGCTTGACGCCGCGGGCCCGGTCGCCCAGTGCGACGCCCACCGCGGCGGGCACGCCCCAACCGATGCCGCCGCTCGGAGTGGCGAAGAAGCCCTGCGAGTGGGTCGTCGGCAGCCAGTTGAACAGATCGACCATCGTCGACGTCGACTCCATGACAACCGACGCGTCGTCCGGCTTGACCGAGCTGATCACCTCGTAGACCGCGTTGGACGTCATCGGCGCCTGCGCGGGCAGATCCGAGTGCAGGTCACGCACCAGCGGTGCGGGACGCTGGCGGTCGGCGGGCACCTCGATCAGCTCGGTCAGCTGCGTCAGCGCCGTAGTGACGTCGCCGGTCAGGCTGTCGCCCACCGGGGCGACCGCCGACAGGTGGGTGTCGGACGTGATCTGCAGCAGTTCGGTGCCCTCCGGCAGGTACTCGCCCGCGACGTAGGGGTAGTACCGGAACACCTGAGCACCGACCACCACGACGAGATCGTGACCGTGCACCGTCTGCTCGACCTCGGCAATCGTCATCGGCATGACCCCGGCGTACAGCGGATGAGTCTCGGGGAACGACACGCGATCACCCAGTGCGCTGCCGTACACGGGCGCGCCCAGCTTCTCGGCGAACGCGATCCCGGCGTCCCAGCCGCCGGCCCGGTCCACCTCGGGACCGAACAGCACCATCGGACGCTTCGCGGCACTGATGCGCTCGGCGAACTCGGCCAGTCGGCCGGCATCCGGGGCGACCCGTTCGCTGACGGTCCGCACGACGGCGGGGCCCAATGCGGGCTTGTCCCAGTCGTCGAGCGGGATCGACAGGAACACGGGTCCCATCGGCGGCTGCATCGCGATGGCGTACGCCTGCATGAACGCCGCAGGCACGTCCTCGGCACGGACGGGCTCATACGACCACTTCACCCATGGCTGCGGCAGTTCCGTCGCCCGCGGATTGTTCAGGTACGGATCGGTGATCGACATCTCGCGAGCCTGCTGGCCGGCGGTGATGATCAGCGGGGTGTTGGCCCGGTAGGACGCGATCAGGCTGCCCATCGCATTGCCGGTGCCCGCCGCAGTGTGCAGGTTCACCAGCGCCGGCCGACCCGTCGACTGTGCGAAGCCGTCGGCCATCGCCAACGCGGAAGCCTCCTGCAACGCAAGGACATAGGTGAAGTCGTCCGGGAAGTCCCGCAGGAAGGATTGCTCGGTGGAGCCCGGGTTACCGAAGACCGTTGTCAGGCCCAGGGTCCGGAGGAGGTCGTACGTCACGTCGTGAACGGTCTTCTGGTCAGCCATGGTTAGCCCCTTAGCAGTTGGAATAAATGCCGACTGCCAGGTGTTTCCCAGCAGCTTGCCAAGAAGGGTCGCCTGTGCGAAGTCGTGAGTCATCGGCGCTGGCAGCCATCCAGCCGCAAGGCAGACAGGAAAGTGTTGGTACCGCTAGCCGGTATACGGGTTACGCCACTTGTTTCGAGATCAGCCCGCCGAGCTGACCGGCTCGATCGGCAGATGCCGCAGCGCGGCGGGTGCGTCGGCGGGCACGACGGGATGCTCCGGCGGGATGGGCGCTAGCCGCTTGTACGGCTCGCCCTGTGCGGGCCGTTGGTCCACCTGCCCCTTGTTGGGCCATAACGACGTCGCGCGCTCGGCCTGCGCGGTGATCGAAAGTGACGGATTGACACCAAGATTCGCCGAAACCGACGCCCCGTCGTGCACCGACAGCGTCGGGTAGTTGTACACCCGCTGATAGGGATCGATGACGCCGTGCTCGGCAGAGTCACCGATCGCCGCACCACCGAGGTAGTGCGCGGTCAGCGGGATGTTGAACAGTTCGCCCCAGGTGCCGCCCGCGACGCCGTCGATCTTCTCGGCGATCCGCCGGGTTACCTGGTTGCCGACCGGAATCCACGACGGATTGGGTTCCCCGTGGCCCTGCTTGCTGTCCAGCCGCCGGAAGCCGAACCTGGTGCGGCGGGTGAACGTGGTGATCGAGTTGTCGAGATGCTGCATGACCAATGCGATCATCGTCCGCTCGCTCCACCTGCGCACGATCAGGAGTCGCAGCAGCTTGCGCGGATTCGCCGCGGCCTGTTGGAGGAACTGCCTCCACCTCGGAATGTCGGTCCCCAGGGGGCCGGCGCCGTCGGTCATCAGGGTCTGCAGCAGCCCC
The nucleotide sequence above comes from Mycolicibacterium moriokaense. Encoded proteins:
- a CDS encoding tautomerase family protein, coding for MPIYTCTTARGTLRPEDKAALAAEVTRIHSTVNHVPSTYINVVFNELPTEDVYTDGRPARPLIINGWVRSGHPDDETSRLVTEVAEAATRVTGIPAERVLVVIGNSPARFAIEGGRVLPDPGQEQAWLAGKI
- the mdlC gene encoding benzoylformate decarboxylase, which encodes MADQKTVHDVTYDLLRTLGLTTVFGNPGSTEQSFLRDFPDDFTYVLALQEASALAMADGFAQSTGRPALVNLHTAAGTGNAMGSLIASYRANTPLIITAGQQAREMSITDPYLNNPRATELPQPWVKWSYEPVRAEDVPAAFMQAYAIAMQPPMGPVFLSIPLDDWDKPALGPAVVRTVSERVAPDAGRLAEFAERISAAKRPMVLFGPEVDRAGGWDAGIAFAEKLGAPVYGSALGDRVSFPETHPLYAGVMPMTIAEVEQTVHGHDLVVVVGAQVFRYYPYVAGEYLPEGTELLQITSDTHLSAVAPVGDSLTGDVTTALTQLTELIEVPADRQRPAPLVRDLHSDLPAQAPMTSNAVYEVISSVKPDDASVVMESTSTMVDLFNWLPTTHSQGFFATPSGGIGWGVPAAVGVALGDRARGVKRNIIATIGDGSFEYSIQAIWTAAQHKLPIVFVVLRNGEYAILKSFALLEKTPNVPGLQLPDLDITSLATGFGCRAVEVDDSDMLAQELTTALNADGPTVIVVPTIPQLPHLG
- a CDS encoding glycoside hydrolase family 65 protein; the encoded protein is MITGDNFTIEPWHIRETSLDLDLLDESESLFALSNGHIGMRGNLDEGEPHGLPGTYLNSFYEVRPLPYAEAGFGYPEAGQTIVNVTNGKLIRLLVDDEPFDLRYGDLLEHERVLDMRAGTLTRTAQWRSPAGKQVKVVSTRLVSLAQRSTAAIEYTVEAVDEFVRVTVQSQLIANEEVPVSSQDPRVAAVLDKPLEAVQHEHSERGAILLHRTKVSGLLMAAAMDHDVEVPGRVEVSTGAGEDWANTTVICGLRPGQRLRIVKYLSYGWSSLRSRPALRDQVAAGLSSARYTGWEGLLESQREYLDRFWDCADVEVEGDPDSQQAVRFGLFHVLQASARAERRAIPGKGLTGTGYDGHAFWDTEGYVLPLLTYTAPHAAADALRWRASTLDLARERAAQLDLTGAAFPWRTIRGEECSAYWPAGTAGWHVNADIAMAFERYRIVTGDESLEAECGLEVLVETARLWLSLGHHDRHGVWHLDGVTGPDEYTAIVRDNVFTNLMAAHNLRTAAEACLRHPDRADELGVTAAEMADWRNAADDAHIPFDEELGVHPQCEGFTTLREWDFTSNTSYPLLLHEPYVRLYPAQVLKQADLVLAMHWQSHAFTPEQKARNVDYYERRTTRDSSLSACTQAVMCADVGHLELAHDYAYEAALIDLRDLHHNTRDGLHMASLAGAWTALVAGFGGLRDDDGVLSLDPQLPTGITRLRFRLRWRDFRLTVDVNHENVTYTVRDGPRHGLTIRHAGSDLRLNTDQPSTVAIHPRRPLLPEPQQPPGREPLRRKPI